The Raphanus sativus cultivar WK10039 chromosome 2, ASM80110v3, whole genome shotgun sequence DNA segment ACCTCCTTATGTGTCATAGTTTGTAAAGATATGTCAAAATCTTCTTTCCATATATTTTCCAACTCTCATAACGGCTTAGATCACGTTTTTGGATCCTTCAAATTACTAAACCGGAGAAATCTTGTTTCTCAATATCTCAACCGAAACAAATTGATTTAGTCACTATACCGGTTTCAATCAGACACAAGACTTTGATTCTACGTACAATCTCTCCCTTTTCGTCTACACGAATCACCTCATTCATGAACATGTACACTTGAAGCAAACACAAGTCATAGCAGATGGATACTTCAATGTTAGCTCAAACCTGTGCCTGCAAAAACGCCACAAAGAGAATAGAAAAGGCAGTTTCAGATGTCTTGGACCGCAGATTCAGAACTCGTGACATTCACACTCCTGGAATTGTATGCTATTATCcttcctttctttcttcttttggctAACAAATATTGAATGTAAATGTTAAGCAACATGGTTTCTTGGACATATAATGGTAGGTTGCAAGAGAATGGGCGAGGAGATACTGAGATTCCTTGATGCTAGAGTCTATGCTTCAAACGGAAGTTTGGTTTAGCtgcaaaaaagaagaagaacaaaacagAGAATGACATTAAATAAAACTCGATGTTCGTTTGTATTTGCTAAATCGTTCAAGCAATATATTACTACTAAAATCACCATCTAGAGAAAAAAGAGTATAGGTACAACATACAACTCAAGGTTGGTGCCGGATGTAAATGTTATTAATTGATGATTTAAGCAGTTCCACTAATAATTAAGAAGTTTGGGGATcgattatgaaaataaaataacttgCAAAAAGGACCCATAAATGCAAAGACCTAAAAGTCTTCACTCACTCGCAATCCGAAACAAAGGCAATCAATCAACTTTTTATCCCTGAAATGGCGGCGGCTCTGCAGACAAACATCCGACCGGTCAAGTTTCCGGCAACGTTGAGAGCTCTCACCAAACAATCCTCTTCCGCACCCTTGAGAGTAAGATGCGCCGCTGCTTCCCCCGGAAAAAAGAGATACAACATCACTCTCCTTCCCGGCGACGGCATCGGTCCGGAGGTTATCTCCATAGCTAAAAATGTGCTTCAGCAAGCTGGTTCCTTGGAAGGTCTCTCTCATTAGGGATTAGATAAAAGAATCTGTGGGTTTTTGGGATTTTATTTGGATTCACTGGTCATTTTATAATGTTCATCAGGTCTGGAGTTTAGCTTCCAGGAAATGCCTGTAGGAGGAGCTGCTTTGGATTTGGTTGGAGTGCCTTTGCCTGAGGACACCATCTCCGCTGCTAAAGAATCAGATGCTATTCTTCTTGGAGCCATTGGAGGGTCTGTTACTTTCTCTCTTGTCCCACTAACGTCGGCTCTACTCTTTTTGTTGCTCCTGTCCTGTGTTGACAATGTTGCTGTGGTCTCAGGTACAAATGGGATAAGAATGAAAAACATCTCAAGCCTGAGACTGGTTTGCTTCAACTTCGGGCCGGTCTTAAAGTCTTTGCCAATCTCAGACCTGCTACAGTTCTTCCTCAGGCAATATTCTTCTTCCTTGGTAGCCTGTGGTTTTGTTTCCTGTGTGGAACTCAAcgtatcagtttttttttttttcagttggtGGATGCTTCGACCTTGAAGAGAGAGGTTGCAGAAGGTGTTGATCTAATGGTTGTTAGGGAGCTTACTGGAGGTGATTGATTTAGACTCATCTTAAATTTCTTGTCTTTCTCGTTACCTAGTGGTCAGAGTATCTTTACAATATGTGATGATGTGTCGTTTAAACAGGTATTTACTTTGGAGTGCCAAGGGGCATTAAGACTAATGAAAATGGTGAGGAAGTTGGGTTTAATACCGAGGTCTATGCTGCTCACGAGGTACTCTATTCTTGTCTCTTTTGCTAAGTACTAAGAACAGTTgtaataaatcaatttttttttaatgttccACAGATTGATAGAATTGCTCGTGTTGCCTTCGAGACTGCTCGGAAACGGCGTGGCAAGCTGTGTTCTGTTGACAAAGCTAATGTCTTGGATGTATGCTTTATCATTTCAGTTTTTTTCTCCAGATTCTTATGTGACACATAAAACACGTACTTTAATGCGATTTTATCTTACTCAGGCCTCGATCTTATGGAGGAGGCGAGTGACCGCATTGGCCGCTGAATATCCGGATGTTGAACTGTCACATATGTATGTCGACAATGCTGCGATGCAGCTCGTTCGTGATCCCAAACAGGTACACTTATATTGGGCCAAACTAGTCAGCATTAATTGGTGTTGTAAATTCTTACAATGGTTTTGGTCTTTTCTTAATTGCAGTTTGACACCATTGTCACAAACAACATTTTTGGGGATATATTATCTGATGAAGCGTCAATGATCACAGGAAGCATTGGCATGCTTCCCTCTGCTAGTCTCAGTGATTCGGTATGATATGGAATGATCTCATCTTTGAGTGTGCAGCAATATGATCACTTCTGAACAGCAAAAAAACTCTGCTATTTAATACAGGGACCTGGACTCTTTGAACCTATACATGGCTCCGCACCTGATATTGCTGGACAGGTCCTAACTCTATTTCTTTTCTTCCCCAATATCAAAACTACTATCTTTGCTATGCCAAAACTTCTCAGGTTCTTTGAATTTTTCAGGATAAAGCGAACCCGTTGGCAACCATCCTCAGCGCTGCGATGCTTCTGAAATACGGACTTGGAGAAGAAAAGGCAGCTAAGAGAATTGAAGACGCGGTGTTGGGTGctctgaacaaaggattcagaACAGGAGACATCTACTCCGCAGGAACTGTAATTCTCTTGAACCATATTCTTATTAAAATGTTTCCTTTTGCTTTAAACGTTCATCAAAGTATACAAGCAGGCAACAAGAACCAATACTTATGTTTATCTTTCTGAAATGGTGTTGAATCAGAAACTTGTGGGGTGCAAGGAGATGGGAGAGGAGGTTCTGAAGTCAGTGGACTCCCATGTTCAAGCTTCTGTTTAATCATCTGTACAACTTTGAGGagaattttcattatttttccaATAATAATAAGTGTTTGTACGCGAAGAGAATATCAGAGTCTCATCAGCCA contains these protein-coding regions:
- the LOC108842260 gene encoding 3-isopropylmalate dehydrogenase, chloroplastic, coding for MAAALQTNIRPVKFPATLRALTKQSSSAPLRVRCAAASPGKKRYNITLLPGDGIGPEVISIAKNVLQQAGSLEGLEFSFQEMPVGGAALDLVGVPLPEDTISAAKESDAILLGAIGGYKWDKNEKHLKPETGLLQLRAGLKVFANLRPATVLPQLVDASTLKREVAEGVDLMVVRELTGGIYFGVPRGIKTNENGEEVGFNTEVYAAHEIDRIARVAFETARKRRGKLCSVDKANVLDASILWRRRVTALAAEYPDVELSHMYVDNAAMQLVRDPKQFDTIVTNNIFGDILSDEASMITGSIGMLPSASLSDSGPGLFEPIHGSAPDIAGQDKANPLATILSAAMLLKYGLGEEKAAKRIEDAVLGALNKGFRTGDIYSAGTKLVGCKEMGEEVLKSVDSHVQASV